The Primulina huaijiensis isolate GDHJ02 chromosome 12, ASM1229523v2, whole genome shotgun sequence genome has a window encoding:
- the LOC140989459 gene encoding uncharacterized protein produces the protein MKITQSFTFVAYLQANGQTEVVNRIIVQALKTRLQGKGKYWVEELPSVLWAYRTTPRAPTQETPFNLVYGSEAVIPVEPRQSSARVESYPDDNYQSRAMELDLLEEKREQTLMRMEAY, from the coding sequence atgaaaatcactcagtctttCACTTTTGTTGCTTATCTTCAAGCCAATGGTCAAACAGAGGTTGTAAACAGAATTATTGTGCAAGCCTTGAAAACTAGGCTACAGGGCAAAGGAAAATATTGGGTGGAGGAATTGCCCAGTGTTCTCTGGGCATACAGAACTACTCCCCGGGCACCTACTCAAGAGACTCCTTTTAATCTGGtatatggttctgaagcagtTATTCCGGTTGAACCCAGACAATCTTCTGcccgggtagaatcttacccgGATGACAATTATCAAAGCCGGGCAATGGAGTTGGATCTATTGGAAGAGAAGAGAGAGCAGACTTTGATGCGAATGGAAGCTTACTGA
- the LOC140989457 gene encoding uncharacterized protein: MAMLHCYADMIKCKVFLTTLIDSAQIWFEILDSQSTHFFEDFQKVFLHHFTSGKKYKKTAFSLFEVKQSPEESLRAYIQRFNRVALDVPSCASETKTTAFTQELREGEFFRSLTKKTSGDFDDLLARAEKYINMEEAQKQKREAVKRERGGQASRPEERGQRRSNPGHFSHHVPLKIARDRDVQECSRDLPSSQQFTRPEKKGFCTLHKVCYHNTEDYKMLKRDYVPPAVQGHNQQSKKPRLPPWAARQSGPSAREDSRSDPRGRRNSEPERKKSSPPVLGVIKIISGGSTNGDSNRARKSRSRRDCMEVVGVRRMEAVISFGPEDLKGVNLPHNDAHVIQAKVANYDIMRVFVDSGSSVNAIFKEALIQMDLQGYRLEIVETSLFSFAGYAVYPEGDIVLPLTFGTRELKKTVLTTFTVVGRP, translated from the coding sequence ATGGCCATGTTGCATTGTTATGCTGATATGATCAAGTGCAAAGTATTCTTGACCACTTTGATTGATTCAGCTCAGATATGGTTTGAGATATTGGACTCTCAAAGTACACatttttttgaagatttccAGAAGGTATTTTTACATCATTTTACTAGCGGCAAGAAATACAAAAAGACTGCATTTAGTCTTTTTGAAGTCAAGCAAAGCCCGGAAGAGAGTCTGAGGGCTTATATCCAAAGATTCAACAGAGTTGCTTTGGATGTCCCCTCTTGCGCCTCCGAGACCAAGACTACTGCATTTACCCAGGAGTTGAGAGAGGGTGAATTTTTTCGATCATTGACGAAGAAGACGTCCGGGGATTTTGATGATCTGCTAGCCCGGGCAGAGAAGTATATTAATATGGAGGAGGCGCAGAAACAGAAGAGGGAGGCAGTGAAGAGAGAGAGGGGAGGCCAGGCATCTAGACCCGAGGAGAGAGGGCAGAGGAGGAGCAACCCGGGGCATTTTTCTCATCATGTGCCTTTGAAAATTGCCCGGGATCGGGATGTCCAAGAGTGTAGCAGGGACCTACCTTCTTCTCAGCAATTTACCAGGCCTGAGAAGAAGGGATTTTGTACCCTTCACAAAGTGTGTTATCACAACACAGAGGACTACAAAATGCTGAAAAGAGATTATGTCCCACCAGCTGTTCAGGGACATAATCAACAAAGCAAGAAGCCGAGATTGCCGCCTTGGGCAGCTAGGCAGTCAGGACCCAGTGCCAGGGAAGATTCGAGAAGTGACCCGAGGGGGAGAAGAAATTCGGAGCCCGAGAGGAAGAAGTCTTCACCCCCTGTCTTAGgggtaataaaaataatttctggAGGTTCTACTAATGGTGATTCCAATCGGGCTCGGAAGTCAAGAAGCAGAAGAGATTGTATGGAAGTGGTAGGAGTAAGGAGGATGGAGGCGGTTATTAGCTTTGGACCGGAAGATCTTAAAGGCGTCAATCTTCCCCATAATGATGCACATGTAATTCAAGCCAAGGTGGCAAATTATGACATCATGAGGGTTTTCGTTGACTCGGGCAGTTCTGTGAATGCTATTTTCAAGGAAGCCCTCATACAGATGGATTTGCAGGGATATCGGTTGGAGATAGTGGAAACATCACTCTTTAGCTTTGCTGGCTATGCTGTTTACCCAGAGGGAGATATTGTTTTGCCCTTAACTTTTGGCACTCGGGAATTGAAGAAAACTGTTTTGACCACTTTCACTGTCGTGGGCCGGCCATGA